Part of the Vicia villosa cultivar HV-30 ecotype Madison, WI unplaced genomic scaffold, Vvil1.0 ctg.000393F_1_1, whole genome shotgun sequence genome is shown below.
cttccaCTGTGCCAACCAGTTTCAGTGAacttcaaaagttacatcatcatcatcatgaatGAATAAATAATGTTTATAACTGCTCTGAACACTGtcactgtgtgtgtgtgtgtgtgaaggaGGGGAAatgaatataaaattttgaagttcttcttttcttagtttgCTGCCATTTTGATGAGTATTTGTTGACATTGAAAATTTGTCATGTATATTGTAGTTTGATAGTATAGTATTATAGTTGCTACAAATTTGGAGTTTGTGAAGCTTGAACTATTAAAATGAACATCATGGTTTCCTAGTAAGAATATAGTATTTTGTACATGAATGGTATTTATATAGTAATTCCAAGATGGTAGTTTGTTGTCTCTTAGAAAAGTTTGTCTCTTGTCAAAAGCTTTTGATTTAGGAATGtgttttttcaaaatttcaagttCAAATCTTTTTTGTGTTAGCAATTTTTATAGTATGAGTGTTAGGTTATATCTTTAATGGGATGTTAATAAATAGACGGTGAAATTGGTATTGGATTAGTGgtcataatatataaaaatttccaaaaacaaatcaataaaaatttaaattttttttgggtAACTTGTTAAAAGGATGTTAATTTGTTAAGTAGCTAAAATTAATTCTATTAGTTGTAACTAGTTTTCGATTAGATGGTTACTTGATTTGTAAGTTTTGTATAAATATCTTTATTCCATTCCCTTTATTCCATGGAATGGAATAAGGTGGAGAGGTTTTTAATGCATACTTTCATGTTCTAACAAGTGGTATCGAATTAACTGAGCATTCTGCAAGATCAAAGTGATTTACTATTCATCTTTGAGTGCTCATTTGTGAGCCATAAACACGGGTGTTACGACATTAAGGTTTGTAGTGCATTATTTGGCGTTCTTGAAGGGGATTGCTACAAACTACAATGGTGAAGCAATCATGGTTGTCCAACTATTTCAAAATTTGATGGTCATTATGATCATTAGGTCGTGTTTATGAAAAAATTTATGTGATCGAAGGACTATTGGACCACTGTGGAGGAAGGTGTTCTTGTTCTCCAAATTACACCGACAGCGGAGCAGAAAAAATTAGTTGAAGAAAGCAAACTGAAAGATCTTACAGTCAAACACCGCCTAATTCATTCGATTGAGAAGTAAATCATTGAAATAATTCTTGATAAGAGTTTATCCAAAACCATTTGGGATTCAATGGCGAAGAAATATCAGGGGACCACCGAAGTGAATAGAGATAAACCACATGCATTAAGGGGTGAGTTTGAACTTCTTTGCATGAAAGAAGACGAATCAATTGATTATTAATTTGCAAGAACGTTGGCAGTTGTCAATAAGATGAAGATTCATGGTGACAAGATGGAGGAATGTACAATTGTTGAGAAAATTCCCATGTTTATGTCCTCTAAATTCAATTATGTCATATGTGCCATTGAAGAATCAAACCATGTTGAGGTACTCTACATTGATGAACTATAGGGTTCCCTCTTAGTTCATACTCAGCAGCTGCAACCTATCAAGGAGGAAGACCAAGTCTTCATAGTCTCCAATTGAGTAAAGATGAAAGAGAAAGGTAGAGGTTGTGGAACCTTGAAAGGTGCTCAAGATAGAGGAAGATGATTCAACTAACGTGTCATAGATTTCTACAAGTTTATGCCACATTTAATGCATTTTACGTATGAGTTTCCTGACCTTGAAGAATATGCCAACTATGTTGACTATGAGAATGAGGAAGACATGTTATTCGTGGCATATGTAAGCTTTGACAAGATTTCTCCAAGAATCGCAGTTGGTTCTTGGATTCTAGGTGCAACAATCATATGTGTGGAAATAAAAGATGGCTTTTATTTCTTGACTCGATGTTTAGAGAAACTATGAGATTGGGTATAATTCTCAAATGCATATCATGAGGAAAGGCAATGTGAGGCTTCACATCAATGACGTTGCTCAGGTTGTCAATGATGTCTATAACATCCCTGAACTGAAGAACCATCTGTTGAGCACACGCCAACTCCAACATTAGAAGCTGAAAATTGTGTTTAAGAATAATGTGGGTAAGTTTTTTATCAAGAGAGTGGATTGCTTATGTCATCTCAAATGCCCTCAAAAAATTTATTTCCCATAAATTCTTAAGTTAAAATGATGTCTTATTTGAATACTGAAGGTGAAGATACTACATTCCTATTGGATTTAAGGAAAGGTCACTTGAGCCTCAAGGGATTAAAAATGCTAGAAAAGAAGCACATCGTGAAAGGATTTCCTAGAATTGAATAATCAAAGCAGGTACGTGCAAACTACATTGTAAGGAAACAACATAGGGAAACAATTACAAAGAAGAGTGATTGGAGATCAGAAACAAGATTGTACCCTCGGAAACACATGTAATCTTGtttgaaagagaaagtaaagaatagtaGTTTATAACCAATTTCATTGTGTTCTTTTTTATTCACTCTTTATAACCCTTGTGGGTTTCTTTTCAAGAAAAgaaacctattatactttgttcttggcgtCTATTTCAGAACAAAACAGAAAATTGTAAAATTTTGGGTCAGTTAAACTCTATTTATCTGAATAAAAAATAGCCGAATATAAAACAATTGAATATGAGGTAGACGAGTTATTCTCAAGTCCACTAAGGTTCTCAAATATCGTGAAAATGTCATAAGGAATTAAATGAATATTGAAATTGACAATTCACATTTTATTCATTTGTCATGTTTATAATGGCACTAACCAAACAAACTATCTTCATGGAGACAATGTTCTGAGGAAATGTTTCTGCACTAACATTTATAACTTCTGCATAATTAGAATTCTATAACTATTGAATTATAAGTATCATATGATTCAAATACTCTCCAATGCGCCCAATCAATATGGGTGATAGATGTCTATCAATCTCATATTGGATTTGATTTTATCATACGTATTTCTTTGAAGGGACTTGGGTACAATTTCGGTTGTTATCCTGCATGATGAAACATGATTAACCCTTCCAATATCATGATCAACTTTTTCGTTAATCAAATGTTTGTTAAGCTCCACATTTTTAATCCTATCATGGTGAATTAGGTTCTTACCAATACTTATAGCAACTTTGTTATCACATAATATCCTGATAGTATGATTACATAAATTTTGATTTCATCTGGCATCCTCCTAAGTCATATTCCTTCACCAATATCTTGATCCATTGCTCTAAATTATGCTTCTGCACTACTTCTAGCCTCCATAAATTGCTTTTTGCTTCTCCAAATTACGAGTTTACCCCGCACAAAGGAGCAATAACCTATTGTTGATTTTCTATTTATGGAGCACCCTGTCCATTATAAATCTATGTAAACTACAACGCTCATGTTTGATTTCCTATTAAAGTGGAGGCCTTGATTTGTTGTGCccttgaggtattggaggattaTATTCACAACTTTCATATGGCCTTTATTTGGATTTGACATGTAGCGACTAGCCAAACTTACTGCAAATGCAATGTCGGGCCTAGTATGAGTTATGTATATTATTTTTCTAACCAGGCTTTGTTATCCATCTTTATAAGTTGACGGGCTTTCTTCTTCACCCATTTTCACCAATTCTATAAGATTTTTGGTTGCCTTGCACCCAAGCATTCCAATTTCTTGAAGTAAATATAGAGTGTATTTTCTTTGTGATTCATATATACCACTCTTTGATTTAGTAATAAATTTCATCCCTAAAACAATACTTGGGTTGTCTCAAGTCTTTGACTTCAAATTCCTTTGCCAATAGTCCTTTTAGATGATCAATTTGATAATTATTTctttatatcatcaacataaacaataaacaaaGTTATATTTCCTTCTATTGAGTGTTTCACAAACATAGTATGATCTTATCTGCATTGGTTAAACCTATCTTGCGTGACAACTAGAGTTAATCTATCAAACTTTACCCTTAAAGATTGCTTAATGGATTTTCATATAAACTTTCTCTTCCAACTCACTGTTTAGGAAGACATTTTTTTATATCTATTTAATGGAGTGACCAATCTAAATTTGCACCAAGAGAGATTATAACTCTAACTGAAATTAGTTTGGCCACAAGATTTATTCCATAGTATAATCATTTAAAGTGAAAAATACTATTGATAACTATTACCCGATTACTTAACTAATTTTAAATTCTAAAAGAAGAACTACAAACTATAATCTAAACATGAACATATCTTGAGCCATTGCTCTAAATTCTGCTTCTGCACTACTTCTAGCTACCATTGATTGCTTCTTGCTTCTCCAAATCATAAGGTTCCCCTACACAAAGGAACAATAACCTATTCTTAATTTTCTATTTGTAGAGCATCTTGCCCAATATGAATCTGTGTAAACTTCAATGCCCATGTTTGAGTTCCTCTAGAAGTGGAGGCCTCGATCTGGTGTGCCCCTGAGGTATCGGAGGATTATGTTACAACTTTATATAGCCCTCCTTTGGATTTGACATGTAGTGACTAACCAAACTTACCACAAATGCAATGTCGAGCCTAATGTGAGTTAGGTTTATTAGTTTTCCTACTAGATTTTGATATCTATCTTTATTAGCTAGTGGGCTTTCATCTTCACCCATTTTTATTGGTTCTATGAACGTATTAGTTACCTTGCACTATAGCATTTCAATTTCTTGAAGTAAATATATAGTGTATTTTCTTTGTGATTCATATATACCACTCTTTGATTGAATAATAACTTTCACGTCTAGAATAATACTTGGGTTGTCTCAAGTCTTTGACTTCAAATTCCTTCTATTGAGTATTTCACAAACATAGTGTGATCTTATTTGCATTGGTTGAACCCAAATTGCATGACAAGTAGAGTTAATCTACTAAACCTTAGCCTTGGAGATCGCTTGAGGGATTTGAATAtaaactttttctttcaattcaccATTTAGAAATAGggggtgtgcatggatcaataaccataccaaattgaaccatatatatggtttggtttggaacttaaaactattttattaaaatcGGTTTACATATGGATTGGTTCGGTTCTAAACTGGTTTTTCATAAAAACCAGTTTAAACAAAAAAACCGGTTCTCTCAAAaccagttttataaaaaaaaacagtttttaaaaaaaaaaatcagttttaaaacctttttaaaaaaaaaaaaccagttttatatcaataaaaataaatactgcAAAGTCAAAATGaaacaacaaataaaaatataaatgggAAAATTgccaaaatcaaaataaatcaaatttacAATTGAGAAAAAGCTAATTCATATCTAAGAACTTTgttatcattgttgtgattagtTGCATTTGCCTCCAATTTTGCGATTAGTTGCGGAtgtcgttgtcgttgttgtaatCGTTTTTATGTGTTACACGAATGAATAAACAAAACTCAGATTTTGCCGTCGAGAAAGAACATAGAATATCTCATGATAATAGGAGAAAAGTGTAAAATTGGATGATAGAAGATCAAATTGATCTTGAGCAAAATGAcaaaatattcttttaaaaaatcaaaacggTAATGAAGCACGGATAGTGagtgaagaagaaaaataagaaagatgaagCACTGAGTGGAAAAAAACGGATGCAAGTGAGAGAAAATTAAGTTAACCATTTAAGTATTGGTTTTTTATAATGGGTACCAGTTTTAATTTGGTTCAATAAAATAGTTTTAGGTTAGTTTTTATGCAAAATGGTTTGGGCTTTTAAAATTGGTCCACCAAATTTTTTAAATCAGTTTATGAAAAATGGTTATTTTACACACCCCTATTTAAAAAGACGTTTTTTATATCTATTTAATGGAGTGATTGATCTAAATTTGTACCAAGAGAGATTATATCTATAGCTAAAATCCTATTCGATGCTTAACAGTTTATTTAAGATTTTAAGAAGTTAGGCAGCTTATAGTTGAAAGACAAGATTTATTCTATAGTATGATcattgaaaaatattattattgataACTATTACCCTATTACTTTAACTAGTTTTAAATTCTAAAAGGGGATCTACAAACTACAATCTAAACATGTACTTATAACATCATGATTCATGTTTAACTAATCTTACACCCTATTAGAAAAAGCCTCAAACAATGATTTCTCCAAAGCCTATATATGGTAACCAAACCCCaactttaatatatttaaaaaaagagaATTGAAACACACACTTACCTGTTATTCCTGTGGCCCAAAAAGATGATGTAGTATTCATCTTGTGGTTGAAGAAATCATTAAAAGACAAACATGTAAAGGATTATCATGACATGACTGTACACAATGAAACATAAGAGTCCAAAATTGACTGTAACCCAATTTCTACCGATGAAAGTGAGATGCTTAATGGTGAGAAAAATTGTtacaaaagataaaaatatcagTATGTCCGTACCTAAAAATAAAAGATGGATTCAGCTTTAGCCTATGGCCTCCAATATCTGTCAATAAGATAAAGCCACGCATGCTTAAGCCAAAAAAGATTATAAATCACATATACTAGACTTTTTTATATTCAAAAGCTACCATACCCTAAGATTGCAAAAGATATTGATACCACCGATTGCAATTTACATATTCCTATATTTGATTCCACAtttgaaaatggtgaaaatttaggTATAAAATCATTTTTGATCGGTTGaattattgtttaaaaataagattatttaaattttaagttaATGTGATAGCTTttgaatttaattataatttttattttaaaatttattattcaattcaACTTTAGAAAAATATGATGAAACTTGAATCTTTAacattcaatttatttttaaataaaaataattttgcaaaaataattaatttaaaattaatttcttgTCATCATAAAATCGGATGTGTTTAAGTGTGGACGGTTAAGTTACATAAATACTGATTATGAGTGAGTCGGAatgtcaaattttttttaaaaaaaaagtgattcatatatttaaaaatttagaTGGATATGTGACATCTCACACTCATGTGGTTATGGAACATCGATTTTATTGTGGATTTTGAAGTCTCCAAACACTCGTGTGCCTAAAGTATTATGGTTTTGAATGGAGATGCGGTATTTCACATGCAGTTCTGGAGCATTGTCTCTATTGTTACTTCTGATTTCTATGAGCTTTCAAATAAGTGGTATCAGAATTTTGTTTTTACTTCGTGAGAAAATCGAGAATGGGATATGGAAGACTCACTTGTAAAGCAGATTGTTCGATTCAAATGTGAGTGGTTAAATGTTACATCAACAATGAATTAGTAAAATGTTAGACTTACAAGAGAAGTGACTTATAAAGAAGATCGTTTTGGTTGGTAGAGAAATAAAGATGATTTTTCGATTAAAGATTGCTACAAGAGGATTTGTGATACTTTTTTTAGTCTACTTTGGATCTTCGTAAAGCAAAAGCGCTTGATCGGTTATGGAAGTTCAAAGTTCTTAGCAAAATTCTCATTTTTGGTTGGAGATTAATCTTAACAAGTTGCATACGAGGATGAAATTGACCAAGCGAGGAATCATTGAACGTACTCACAACGTGGTTTTTTCCTTGTGCTATTTGGAAGAGGAGGATGTGGAGCACTTGTTTTGTTCTTGCTATTTTTCTAATCTCTTTGGAATAATTTTTTCTTGTGGATTGGAGTTGATGCTTCGTCTCTTGGAGGTTTTTTGTTGACTAGACTCCATAATTTAAATTCTTCCTCTTCCTTTTGGTTTTTTGGTCTTGCGTTTTGTTGGTCCATTTGGTCTGATGGAAACTCTATTCTTTTCAAAAGTAGTGTTCTTGTAAACTTGGACATGTTGAGTTTTATTAAAACTTTATCTTGGGATTGGTTCAATGTCTATCATAGAAAAGGGAGGAACGTTTCTTGGTTAAATTGGTGTAACAATCCCTGAGTTTGTTGGAAGTAGTTTTGGTGTTCTTGGTAGGCGTTTTAGGCTGTTGTTCTTGGTTGTTTTATGTCTTCCCTTAGTTTCATCGGTTGTAAAAGGGTGAACACCTCAAATACTTATTTTGTTAATGTCAAGTTGCTCCTtatcaaaattgaaaaaaaaacaacacatatgataaagtaatatattaatttataagaGAGGTGGCTCATTGTATACTTATgccttttttaaaatttgatcgAACTCAATTTTACAAAAAAGTTGCACCCGAAAAGTTACAAACTAACACGGGTCCTTTCAGCAATGTTTTTTCCTCACTTACATGTTTTTTGAGAAACTTCCTAGAAGGTCActcatccaaatactactccaagtcaaacgTGTTTAATTATGAAGTTCTTATCTGTTAAGCTActaaaaagaagatgcatcttgttagtATAGGTAGTACTAATCAATCCTTATAAATCTTCCTTTAAGCATGCAGTCCCATACATGCACAGCCTCAGAATCCATCTTATTTCGAAGTGAATTCGGCGACCACTCATTGCCTTCTTCGACCTCGTGAGTGTCTCATTGTCATGCCTCGTGCACCGACAACCACTCGTTGTCCTCGTCGGCCTTGAGTGTTACGTGCCCGCCAGCTTCCGCTTGGTTCATCCtcaaaccacatcgtactgggagagatTTGTTATGATACCATTTGTAATGCCTCAAACTACTTTCATGATTATTGATTgatcccacaaaccaacacgagtctatTTAGTATATTTTGTCCTCACTCACATGCATTtcgagaaacttcccagaagaTCAGACATTCAAATACTACTCCAAATCAAGCATGCTTAACTATTGAAAATTTTCTGTTaaactaccgaaaagaagatacACCTTATTGGTAAATGTAGTACCAATCAAATCTTTATAAGTCTTTCGTCAACCATGCAATTCTATATTTGTACAGGCTCAAAATCCCGCTTATTTCGATGTGAATTCAGCGACCACTTTTCATCTTTTTCGATTTCGGGAGTTTTTTATTGTCATAGCTTATGCACCGACAATCACACCATATCCTCGTTGATCTTGGGTGTTACACCAAACACTTAACACTATAAGGTTTGATGTGTGTATATTAATTAGatacaataaattttttttttcaactgtCCATTTTAGTTAAAATTTCTTACTTCAATATTATATTTACAAAATCAATACAgcataaaagtatttttttataaaagcatcATCTTTTTCATACCATCATTTTTTTATCTAGGTTgaaaatactatactatattaTATAATATCATATAATAGTGACTATAGGTATCTAAGCAGCTTACACTTACACATAATCTAATGGCACTGTTTTCAAAGAATGATGTGGAGACAGCAAAACCAAAGAGGTGCATGGACtactaacatgcatttgaataaaaaaattatttttctttgtaCATTAGTTTATGAATTTCTGTAAAAGATGTCAGAGACAatagcagcaacaacaacaaaggcAGGTGCAGACCAAAATTTACAGAAACCATCTCAGAGAGGTGCAGTCATTATAACATCACACTCATTCACTCTTCCATCCACCACATAGCCAACACAAAACCTCAAGAGTTGCCACAACCCAACAACACAACACATGCATAACATAGATAGCAACACAATATAATAAAAACCTCAAAAACttagaaacaacaaaaaaaactctcaaaagaaaagaaaaaaaaagcatgATGAGTAGTAGTGCAAGTTCAAGAAATAGGTCACCTTTTACACCAAATCAATGGCAAGAGCTTGAACAACAAGCCCTTGTTTTCAAATACATGGTTACAGGTACACCTATTCCTCCAGATCTTATCTTCTCCATCAAAAGAAGCTTGGACAGTTCTATATCTTCAAGAATCTTTCCACATCCTCCAAGTaagttttttatataataaagttTCTGTTATTgttactattactattattattgttattgttattattatatatttgttgTGATAACTGTGTGTGGTGCAGTTGGGTGGGGATGTTTTGAAATGGGATTTGGCAGAAAAGTAGACCCAGAGCCAGGAAGGTGCAGAAGAACAGATGGCAAGAAATGGAGATGTTCAAAGGAAGCATATCCAGACTCTAAGTACTGTGAAAGACACATGCACAGAGGTAGAAACCGTTCAAGAAAGCCTGTGGAACTAGTTgtgtcttcttcatcatcaacaacatcaacaaacacaaacacaatctCTCTATCTCAATCTcaatctcaacctcaatctcaacctcaatctcaaaCCAATACCAGAAACCTCTCCTTGAACAACAGTTCCACCTTAACCTCaccttcttcttttccttttcatgaacctcaacaacaacaacaacacttttCTCAACCCTACCAAAACCCTTACTTCAATTATTCTCAGCAATCTATCACTGGCTCTAAACCTCTTGATCATTCTGAGTTTCAACCTCATCATGATGGTTCTACTACTCACCACCTCTTTCTGGATTCTGGATCTTATTCTCAGGATGAAAAAGACTATAGGTATATTGTTGCAGATACCTTaaaatatatattgttgtgtgacAGAAACCTTAAAAAAATACtagtttttgttttttatgtAATAATTGATTGTTTATGATAAAGGAGGCATGTGCAAGTTCAAGGGATAAGAGATGGAACTGTGGATGAAAGAACTTTCTTTCCAGAAGCTTCAGGTTCTTCTAGGAGTTATCATCATGAtccataccaacaacaacaacaactgaaTTCCTTTAAGTCATCATCATATGCAAGCTCACAATTTCACAACATCAATGATGATAATCCAAGACAGCAACAGcagcaacaacaagaacaacactgTTTTGTTTTAGGCACAGACTTCAAATCAACAAGGCCAACAACAAACAAGGACAAAGAAAGTGAGACAACTCAAAAACCTCTTCATCATTTCTTTGGAGAGTGGACACCAAAGAACACAGATTCTTGGCTAGATCTTGCTTCCAACTCCAGAATTCCAACAGgttcattatcattattatcattatcagtatcattatcattattcatTATCACTTATCAATATTCCTTTGTTTTTTTGTGTCATTTTTGTTATTAAtactatattatattatttttgttcaaaGTTATTTAATACTATACTTTATTACTATATACATGACAGATGAATGAAGTTATTATTTTGATGATAATGAGTTGATGGTGGATAGAGGATACTGCCAAGAAAGAGTTAAAGATCAAGATGTTATGTGTGGCTGGGGTGAATTTTCTTTAGCAAAAGGTGTGATCTTTATTGTGTTATGTAGGGGACCACATTAAGATTTTTGTgtcattttattataatatatatgtttGTTTCTTCAACATGAAGAAAagttattaaaaaagaaaacatgTCTCAGATTTTCACACTTAAGTTGTTTGACTGGAAAGCATATATATTAAGTTGTTATGCAATATATCTACTTTTTCAAATGGGTGGTAGTAGTAATAGCAATCAAGGACAATTCAAATTGAGCTTT
Proteins encoded:
- the LOC131627656 gene encoding growth-regulating factor 5-like isoform X1 translates to MMSSSASSRNRSPFTPNQWQELEQQALVFKYMVTGTPIPPDLIFSIKRSLDSSISSRIFPHPPIGWGCFEMGFGRKVDPEPGRCRRTDGKKWRCSKEAYPDSKYCERHMHRGRNRSRKPVELVVSSSSSTTSTNTNTISLSQSQSQPQSQPQSQTNTRNLSLNNSSTLTSPSSFPFHEPQQQQQHFSQPYQNPYFNYSQQSITGSKPLDHSEFQPHHDGSTTHHLFLDSGSYSQDEKDYRRHVQVQGIRDGTVDERTFFPEASGSSRSYHHDPYQQQQQLNSFKSSSYASSQFHNINDDNPRQQQQQQQEQHCFVLGTDFKSTRPTTNKDKESETTQKPLHHFFGEWTPKNTDSWLDLASNSRIPTDE
- the LOC131627656 gene encoding growth-regulating factor 5-like isoform X2: MMSSSASSRNRSPFTPNQWQELEQQALVFKYMVTGTPIPPDLIFSIKRSLDSSISSRIFPHPPIGWGCFEMGFGRKVDPEPGRCRRTDGKKWRCSKEAYPDSKYCERHMHRGRNRSRKPVELVVSSSSSTTSTNTNTISLSQSQSQPQSQPQSQTNTRNLSLNNSSTLTSPSSFPFHEPQQQQQHFSQPYQNPYFNYSQQSITGSKPLDHSEFQPHHDGSTTHHLFLDSGSYSQDEKDYRHVQVQGIRDGTVDERTFFPEASGSSRSYHHDPYQQQQQLNSFKSSSYASSQFHNINDDNPRQQQQQQQEQHCFVLGTDFKSTRPTTNKDKESETTQKPLHHFFGEWTPKNTDSWLDLASNSRIPTDE